A genomic segment from Actinomycetota bacterium encodes:
- a CDS encoding AMP-binding protein, translating to MTILTDLYDRELVRHPEYVLLNFEERTYTNLEIYQEVCRIGHALLELGLEPGQVLLVHMENVPEFSHLFGACAKTGIIFCPTMFLISAEELSWMAEHSEAAYVATTPNLLEKVRLACPRLFERGRVILCEGEEKGLLNLQEMIREQPETLETRPDLSDDDVAAILYTSGTTGRPKGVMLTHRNLGSNAYSVVETNRVTPDEVALSALPLSHSYGLTVSLLPGIRGLSCVLMRWFDAEEVFRCTERYHIRSITGVPTMFIQLLNHPHAHRYNVRSWKRLQSGAAPLPEQILMAFKEKFGVYIYEGYGLTEASPVVSCQRPDIPMKPGSVGPPIHGVEVSIRDNFERELPSGSPGEICVRGPNVMKGYFKEPAETERALRGGWLHTGDIGYLDEDGYLYIVERKKDLIITGGFNLYPSEVEQVLERHPAVREAAVVGEPDPVRGEVVHAFVVLEPDRGASEGELIEFARKHLVYYKVPHRITFLPELPRTILGKPSRKELRDRLLRR from the coding sequence ATGACCATCCTCACGGACCTCTACGACCGTGAACTGGTGAGACATCCGGAATACGTGCTGCTCAATTTCGAGGAGCGAACCTACACCAACCTGGAGATCTACCAGGAAGTCTGCAGGATAGGGCACGCCCTTCTGGAGCTGGGCCTGGAGCCCGGCCAGGTCCTGCTGGTCCACATGGAGAACGTGCCGGAATTCTCCCACCTCTTCGGGGCCTGCGCCAAAACGGGGATCATCTTCTGTCCCACCATGTTCCTGATCAGCGCGGAGGAGCTCTCCTGGATGGCCGAGCACTCGGAGGCCGCCTACGTGGCGACCACCCCCAACCTCCTGGAGAAGGTCCGCCTGGCCTGCCCGCGCCTCTTCGAACGGGGAAGGGTCATCCTCTGCGAGGGGGAGGAGAAAGGCCTCCTTAACCTCCAGGAGATGATCCGGGAGCAGCCGGAGACCCTGGAGACCAGGCCGGACCTCTCCGATGACGACGTGGCTGCCATCCTCTACACCTCGGGGACCACGGGGAGGCCCAAGGGAGTCATGCTCACCCACCGCAACCTGGGGAGCAACGCCTATTCGGTAGTGGAGACCAACCGGGTTACCCCGGACGAGGTGGCCCTCTCCGCCCTGCCGCTGTCCCATTCCTACGGGCTAACCGTATCCCTGCTTCCCGGCATCAGGGGGCTTTCCTGCGTGCTCATGCGCTGGTTCGACGCCGAGGAGGTATTCCGCTGCACGGAGAGGTACCACATCCGTTCCATCACCGGGGTTCCCACCATGTTCATCCAGCTCCTCAACCACCCGCACGCCCACCGCTACAACGTGCGCAGCTGGAAACGCCTGCAGAGCGGCGCCGCCCCCCTCCCGGAGCAAATCCTGATGGCCTTCAAGGAGAAGTTCGGGGTCTACATCTACGAGGGCTACGGGCTCACCGAGGCCTCGCCGGTGGTATCCTGCCAGCGCCCGGATATCCCGATGAAGCCGGGCTCCGTAGGTCCCCCCATCCACGGGGTGGAGGTGAGCATCCGGGACAACTTCGAACGGGAACTACCCTCCGGAAGCCCGGGGGAGATCTGCGTCCGGGGTCCCAATGTGATGAAGGGTTATTTCAAGGAGCCGGCGGAGACGGAGAGAGCCCTCCGCGGGGGATGGCTACACACCGGGGACATCGGGTACCTGGACGAGGACGGCTACCTGTATATCGTGGAGCGCAAGAAGGACCTCATCATCACCGGGGGGTTCAACCTCTATCCCTCGGAGGTGGAACAGGTCCTGGAGCGGCATCCCGCCGTCCGGGAGGCAGCGGTGGTGGGCGAGCCGGACCCGGTGCGCGGGGAGGTGGTGCACGCCTTCGTGGTCCTCGAGCCGGACAGGGGCGCCAGCGAGGGTGAGCTGATAGAATTCGCCAGAAAACACCTTGTTTACTACAAGGTCCCCCACCGCATCACCTTCCTCCCGGAGCTCCCCAGGACTATCCTGGGAAAACCTTCCAGGAAGGAGCTCAGGGACCGCTTACTGCGCCGCTGA
- a CDS encoding 2-dehydropantoate 2-reductase N-terminal domain-containing protein has protein sequence MPFRIGKCGYGRKGKEIITMRVAVVGAGAMGGLAAHILAASGAEVVLYETREERLASLATEGLRLRGVLEGESRPEVRHPSEGGAPFDVFILAVKAHVTAEALRPLSPFVHRDTFYLSLQEGNAWEELVELVGGERACAALAWVSAAEAVDGTVEVEGCRSLVVGSAAPGEGGAEPPGLAVLMGALQDGFPGNVEVTRDLRKATFCRLRSVAPVSALCALGGVAPRDLRNREGIGTWLEEAVEESTGVATSLGLKLPFVENPWEDAVWDRLPPPMLRDVRAGRTTERDYLTGFLLREAARCGARTPLLSALHFLLAEVERGERVPGEPLFRELRRRVSEERGMSLM, from the coding sequence ATGCCTTTCCGGATCGGTAAGTGCGGTTACGGCCGGAAGGGAAAGGAAATAATTACCATGCGGGTGGCGGTGGTGGGAGCGGGAGCCATGGGAGGCCTGGCCGCCCACATCCTGGCCGCCTCGGGAGCGGAGGTGGTCCTCTACGAGACCCGCGAGGAACGACTCGCCTCGCTGGCGACGGAGGGCCTCCGCCTCCGGGGGGTCCTGGAGGGGGAGAGCCGGCCGGAGGTCAGGCACCCCTCGGAGGGCGGCGCGCCCTTCGATGTTTTCATACTGGCAGTGAAGGCCCACGTCACCGCCGAGGCCCTGCGCCCGCTGAGCCCCTTCGTGCACCGGGACACCTTCTACCTCTCCCTGCAGGAGGGAAACGCATGGGAGGAGCTGGTGGAATTGGTGGGCGGGGAGAGGGCCTGCGCCGCTCTGGCCTGGGTCTCCGCCGCCGAGGCCGTAGACGGGACGGTGGAGGTGGAGGGTTGCCGTTCCCTGGTCGTGGGGTCTGCCGCTCCCGGGGAAGGGGGTGCCGAACCCCCGGGATTGGCAGTCCTCATGGGTGCCCTGCAGGACGGGTTCCCCGGCAACGTGGAGGTGACGCGTGACCTGCGGAAGGCCACCTTTTGCCGGCTGCGCTCCGTAGCCCCGGTTAGCGCCCTGTGTGCCCTTGGGGGTGTCGCCCCCCGCGATCTCCGGAACCGGGAGGGTATCGGAACCTGGCTTGAGGAGGCGGTCGAGGAAAGCACGGGAGTGGCGACTTCCCTGGGCCTGAAGTTACCGTTTGTCGAGAATCCCTGGGAGGATGCGGTGTGGGATCGGCTCCCTCCCCCCATGCTCCGCGATGTAAGGGCCGGTAGGACGACGGAGCGGGATTACCTGACGGGGTTCCTGCTGCGCGAGGCCGCACGCTGCGGTGCCAGGACCCCTCTCCTCAGCGCCCTGCATTTCCTGCTTGCGGAGGTGGAGAGGGGGGAGCGGGTTCCCGGGGAGCCCCTCTTTCGAGAGCTGCGCCGTCGTGTTTCCGAGGAACGCGGCATGTCCTTGATGTGA
- a CDS encoding L,D-transpeptidase/peptidoglycan binding protein has translation MARERMSNWEKLLSLLRPRSGIARWALLLLSALAVFLLAASTVTVLADSRHRGEMFPNTTVLGVDVTGMSREEAVERVREEVVAPLMTPLTLSFRGRKWVIDPQELNLHVDVEALVDLAYRAGWERSVFERALRRAFNRPLDINIGLEYSMDRDLLTRKLNAVAAEIYCEVRNASLDFNFNTGKLTFHPSRDGLRMDVEATLRVVEEALLSRERVVEPVVVVTSPSLKSEDVQTVLVVDIMGNTLKWYNKDTLIKTYYVATGEPKYPTPLGKFYIIRKEANPVWINPNTEWSKNMPPRIEPGPDNPLGARALVTSAAGGTVLIHGTKNLVPGLHSHGCIRMANWAIIELFDHVNVGTPVFIWTSKPVPLPPPEQGPPVGPENPGLGSTGNSNTGEATR, from the coding sequence CTCTCGCTCCTCAGGCCCAGGAGCGGGATTGCGCGCTGGGCGCTCCTCCTTCTTTCGGCCCTGGCCGTCTTCCTGTTGGCCGCCTCCACGGTGACGGTCCTGGCCGATTCCCGCCACCGGGGGGAGATGTTCCCCAACACCACCGTCCTGGGGGTGGACGTGACCGGCATGAGCCGCGAGGAGGCAGTGGAGAGGGTGCGCGAGGAAGTCGTGGCTCCCCTCATGACCCCCCTCACCCTGAGCTTCCGGGGGCGGAAGTGGGTCATCGATCCCCAGGAGCTCAACCTCCACGTGGACGTGGAGGCCCTGGTGGACCTGGCCTACCGGGCGGGATGGGAGAGGTCGGTCTTCGAGCGCGCCCTGCGCAGGGCCTTCAACCGACCCCTGGACATCAACATCGGGCTGGAATATTCGATGGACCGGGACCTTTTGACCAGGAAGCTGAACGCCGTCGCTGCGGAGATCTACTGCGAGGTGAGGAACGCCTCCCTGGATTTTAACTTCAACACCGGAAAGCTCACCTTCCATCCCTCCCGGGACGGCCTGCGCATGGACGTGGAGGCCACCCTGCGGGTGGTGGAGGAAGCCCTGCTTTCCCGCGAGAGGGTGGTGGAGCCGGTGGTGGTAGTGACGTCCCCCTCCCTCAAGAGCGAGGACGTGCAGACCGTCCTGGTGGTGGATATCATGGGCAACACCCTCAAGTGGTACAACAAGGATACCCTCATAAAGACCTATTACGTGGCCACCGGCGAGCCCAAGTACCCCACCCCCCTGGGAAAGTTCTACATCATCCGCAAGGAGGCCAACCCGGTGTGGATAAACCCCAACACGGAGTGGTCCAAGAACATGCCTCCGCGCATCGAGCCGGGACCCGATAATCCCCTCGGGGCCAGGGCCCTGGTGACCAGCGCCGCCGGGGGCACGGTCCTCATCCACGGCACCAAGAACCTGGTGCCCGGGCTCCATTCCCACGGATGCATCCGCATGGCCAACTGGGCCATCATCGAGCTCTTCGACCACGTGAACGTGGGGACGCCGGTCTTCATCTGGACCTCCAAGCCGGTGCCGTTGCCGCCTCCCGAGCAGGGACCTCCGGTGGGCCCGGAGAACCCCGGGCTGGGCAGCACCGGAAACTCGAACACCGGGGAGGCCACGCGGTGA